A single genomic interval of Anopheles marshallii chromosome 2, idAnoMarsDA_429_01, whole genome shotgun sequence harbors:
- the LOC128708872 gene encoding uncharacterized protein LOC128708872, with the protein MLANRHWLIGTVSQRLLSNGSAYAAFYNVFLADNYTSMGNILQSLSYQHYDTSGRCLLVIDIAFNAQYLEHIVTSLWKLRIVHVVVIVREDDDKGYRAYDYQPFREGRCKSVEPQLLDHFRAGRWEKLHLWYRNGMKNFNGCTLRAGTFSAKPYSMVHRAGNVTKRIGMEVTIVENIAKWFNFTIEYRTPVGKVKWGIIRAVNSTGLVGMIQRNEVDFGFGTVGTNVHRNKFLKMGAPSFLSQLNVAIPPDGPYTWWEKLYEPFSPAAWLCLILCYSIFILITVIIFDSKFVTTVEHLSNPAYNLWELLMGGPSGRYRRSSIRIYITGFVLNALIIRTMYQSAMFQRLQATTRLGTKLNTFQQINDAHLLYYMYITTSLYYQDNPMLRGRIRILQDESQDWDEIMYNISQHKLHGVFAIPLDIIEYYVKNYGQRGIVYVGRHTGFNYNVGIYYPKASPLTKPFDTMVGRYQAAGLIHIWRERFRDTRYWNGAKRQPEPISLQWQHVSGAFYLWAMMLALSVLVLFGESFVHRRK; encoded by the exons ATGTTAGCAAATAGGCACTGGCTCATCGGTACAGTGAGTCAACGATTGCTATCCAATGGGAGTGCTTACGCTGCGTTCTACAATGTATTCTTGGCCGACAACTATACGTCGATGGGCAACATTCTACAGAGCTTAAGCTACCAGCACTACGACACATCCGGCCGATGTTTGCTGGTGATCGATATTGCCTTTAATGCGCAATATTTGGAGCACATAGTGACCAGTCTCTGGAAGCTTAGGATTGTTCATGTAGTAGTGATTGTGCGGGAAGACGACGATAAAGGCTACCGAGCGTACGATTACCAGCCGTTTCGTGAAGGAAGATGTAAGTCGGTAGAACCACAACTTTTAGACCATTTTCGTGCAGGGCGCTGGGAAAAGCTTCACCTGTGGTACAGGAACGGCATGAAGAATTTCAACGGTTGCACGCTGAGGGCGGGCACATTTTCCGCCAAACCGTACTCCATGGTGCACCGCGCAGGGAACGTTACGAAGCGCATCGGTATGGAGGTGACCATAGTGGAAAACATTGCCAAGTGGTTTAACTTTACGATTGAATATCGGACCCCGGTCGGTAAGGTGAAGTGGGGCATCATACGCGCGGTAAACAGTACCGGGCTGGTCGGTATGATACAGCGCAATGAGGTAGATTTCGGATTCGGTACCGTCGGCACTAATGTGCACCGTAACAAGTTTCTCAAGATGGGTGCACCGAGCTTTCTGTCCCAGCTGAACGTGGCCATCCCGCCGGACGGACCGTATACCTGGTGGGAGAAACTGTACGAACCCTTCTCACCTGCCGCATGGTTGTGTCTTATCCTGTGCTACTCGATCTTTATCCTGATAACGGTCATCATTTTCGACTCGAAGTTCGTTACTACGGTGGAACACCTTTCCAACCCGGCGTACAATCTGTGGGAGCTGTTGATGGGCGGACCGTCGGGCAGGTATCGTCGCAGCAGCATCCGCATATACATCACCGGCTTCGTGCTGAACGCGCTTATCATACGCACGATGTACCAATCGGCCATGTTTCAGCGTCTACAGGCAACGACAAGGCTCGGTACGAAGCTGAACACCTTTCAGCAGATAAACGATGCACACTTGCTTTACTACATGTACATCACGACATCGCTCTACTATCAGGACAATCCGATGTTGCGCGGCAG AATTCGTATCCTCCAGGACGAGAGCCAGGACTGGGATGAGATTATGTACAACATTTCGCAGCACAAACTGCACGGTGTGTTTGCAATACCGCTCGACATTATCGAATACTATGTGAAAAATTACGGCCAGCGTGGCATAGTGTACGTCGGCCGGCACACAGGCTTCAACTACAACGTGGGCATCTACTATCCGAAGGCATCGCCGCTGACGAAACCGTTCGATACGATGGTGGGCCGGTATCAGGCAGCAGGATTGATCCACATTTGGCGTGAACGGTTCCGCGACACACGCTACTGGAACGGGGCAAAGCGTCAACCGGAACCGATCAGTCTCCAGTGGCAGCACGTATCCGGTGCGTTTTATCTGTGGGCGATGATGCTTGCCCtatcggtgctggtgctgtttgGTGAGTCATTCGTGCATCGGAGGAAATGA
- the LOC128707813 gene encoding probable methylcrotonoyl-CoA carboxylase beta chain, mitochondrial has translation MLSKARILFSRTLAHHGTVVKVLGPQHYRSVHVSEANVLATEVNRQSAEFKENYGQMSDLVSNLKRVTEDVLGGGGPEAIKRHTSKGKLLARDRINRLVDPGSPFLELSTLAAHEMYGKDVVNSAGIVTGIGRVQGVECVIVANDATVKGGTYYPVTVKKHLRAQEIAQENNLPCIYLVDSGGANLPRQADVFPDKMHFGRIFYNQANMSARGIPQIAVVMGSCTAGGAYVPAMADESIIVKKQGTIFLAGPPLVKAATGEVVSAEDLGGADLHCRTSGVTDHYAVDDEHALYLARQVVKNLNRPGSANYDELAGSSTRTMMEREGLTFGAEPEPPRYPASDLYGIVGSNLTKTFDVREVIARIVDGSRFTEFKKFYGETIVCGYARLYGQLVGIVGNNGVLFSESALKGAHFIQLCAQKRIPLLFLQNITGFMVGRDAEAGGIAKNGAKMVTAVACANVPKLTLIIGGSYGAGNYGMCGRAYSPRFLYMWPNSRISVMGGSQAAGVLAQITEEQYRRTGREWTEEIGNRIKAPIVQQFEAEGSPYYSTARLWDDGIIDPVDTRRVLGLSLQAALNQPVGETRFGVFRM, from the exons ATGTTATCAAAGGCACGGATTCTTTTTTCCCGCACATTGGCCCATCATGGAACGGTGGTCAAAGTGCTCGGTCCGCAACACTACCGATCCGTGCACGTTTCCGAAGCGAATGTGCTGGCGACGGAGGTGAATCGCCAGTCAGCAGAATTCAAG GAAAACTATGGACAAATGAGCGATTTGGTCAGTAACCTGAAACGTGTCACCGAAGATGTGCTTGGGGGCGGAGGACCGGAAGCAATCAAAAGACACACGTCGAAGGGAAAGCTGCTGGCGCGCGATCGGATAAACCGCCTCGTCGATCCTGGCTCTCCATTTCTCGAGCTTTCGACACTGGCCGCACACGAGATGTACGGCAAGGATGTCGTCAACTCGGCCGGCATCGTAACCGGTATCGGCAGAGTGCAGGGTGTGGAGTGTGTGATCGTGGCAAACGATGCCACTGTGAAGGGTGGCACTTACTATCCGGTCACGGTGAAAAAGCACTTGCGAGCGCAAGAAATCGCCCAGGAGAATAATCTTCCGTGTATTTATCTGGTAGATTCGGGTGGCGCAAACCTGCCCCGTCAGGCCGACGTTTTCCCGGACAAAATGCACTTCGGAAGGATTTTTTACAATCAGGCCAATATGTCGGCTCGCGGTATCCCACAGATCGCTGTCGTTATGGGTAGCTGCACGGCCGGTGGTGCCTACGTGCCAGCGATGGCCGACGAAAGTATCATCGTGAAAAAGCAGGGCACGATCTTCCTTGCAGGTCCTCCACTCGTTAAGGCTGCCACCGGCGAGGTAGTTTCGGCGGAAGATCTAGGCGGAGCGGATCTACACTGTCGTACGTCCGGTGTAACCGATCATTACGCGGTGGATGATGAGCATGCTCTATACCTTGCACGTCAGGTGGTAAAGAACTTGAACCGTCCGGGAAGTGCGAACTACGACGAGCTTGCCGGTAGCAGTACCAGAACAATGATGGAACGGGAAGGGCTTACCTTTGGCGCGGAACCGGAACCACCGCGTTATCCGGCGTCCGATTTGTACGGCATCGTTGGATCGAACCTGACCAAAACGTTTGACGTCCGGGAGGTGATCGCACGCATTGTCGACGGAAGTCGGTTTACCGAGTTCAAGAAGTTCTACGGTGAAACGATCGTATGTGGGTATGCCCGACTATATGGACAACTGGTCGGTATCGTGGGCAACAATGGTGTTCTGTTTTCCGAAAGTGCCCTCAAGGGAGCGCACTTCATCCAGCTCTGTGCCCAGAAGCGCATTCCGTTGCTCTTTTTGCAGAACATTACCGGGTTCATGGTGGGACGCGATGCGGAAGCCGGTGGTATCGCAAAGAACGGTGCCAAGATGGTGACGGCTGTCGCCTGTGCCAATGTTCCAAAGTTGACGCTCATCATAGGTGGGTCGTACGGGGCCGGTAATTATGGCATGTGCGGACGTGCGTATTCACCCCGATTCCTGTACATGTGGCCAAACAGTCGCATTTCGGTGATGGGTGGTTCGCAAGCGGCCGGTGTGTTGGCGCAGATCACCGAGGAGCAGTACCGTAGAACGGGTCGTGAATGGACGGAGGAGATTGGGAACCGGATTAAGGCACCGATCGTGCAGCAGTTCGAAGCGGAAGGTTCACCGTACTACAGCACGGCCCGTTTGTGGGACGATGGCATCATCGATCCGGTCGACACGCGTCGCGTACTGGGGCTTAGTCTGCAGGCGGCTCTGAATCAACCTGTTGGCGAAACGCGTTTCGGTGTCTTCCGTATGTAG
- the LOC128717686 gene encoding uncharacterized protein LOC128717686, with protein MRGLTICLMFVTKGLCELSPVLNDVHTQYNHLLSPLEFHFKHTKFPVIFWLDKSVYETNRPSSSLDTLNAMLFAHSSWISMVVRSTTRCFRFNRLQNVIITQTFSAMRKLIATIDYDCFYPSGLYIFTVTGQRWMTNDVKSVFETVWKKRILNVVFIVSTGDTKHRAYGYEPHEHGNCGKVRVKLLDQYTDNRWQRLAGWFQPSLPNFHGCPLKAVTFESKPFVMLRSNGNRSQFVGLEVVIFESIASKLNCSIVYVSPPNNMKWGVLLPTNSTGQMGMLQRSEADVGFGSVGRSIERNVYLRSSIPSIVSQLSMTIPPKVPYTSLEKLFLPFSLSAWLLVAAGYTFIYCLYVVLFRATHHPHLDHIPGIFYTIWTILMGGPGYDRARRNSTRIFVISLVLNAFVVRNLYQSALFQYLKSNDIMAANLHTYKDINKAGLFYYMFRTTGKYFEDNPDVNSTIRFIADENIDWDDVLYNISHHRLQGVFPLPLESIYYYVKDRGYQDMVYVSEHTAISYFIAFHFPRMSALQKPFDYLLHQLQAGGFIVHWKANYRNDPDTWISNEQENVPTPLHLHQVSGGFYLWSFCLLVAMVVFTVELIASKTTCASK; from the exons ATGAGAGGTCTAACAATTTGCTTAATGTTTGTAACTAAGGGTTTGTGTGAATTGTCACCAGTTTTAAACGATGTCCACACTCAATACAACCATCTACTGAGTCCCTTAGAATTTCATTTTAAGCATACAAAGTTTCCGGTCATATTTTGGTTGGATAAATCAGTGTACGAAACGAACCGACCCTCGTCTAGTCTCGATACGCTGAACGCGATGCTTTTTGCGCACAGCAGCTGGATAAGTATGGTCGTGCGCAGCACAACGCGATGCTTTCGGTTTAATCGTTTGCAAAATGTTATCATAACTCAAACGTTTTCTGCGATGCGCAAGCTAATCGCAACCATCGACTATGATTGTTTCTACCCTTCCGGGCTTTATATTTTCACCGTCACGGGGCAGCGTTGGATGACAAACGATGTGAAGAGTGTGTTTGAAACAGTGTGGAAGAAAAGAATCCTAAATGTTGTGTTTATAGTGTCAACCGGCGATACCAAGCATCGTGCGTACGGTTACGAACCGCACGAGCACGGCAACTGTGGCAAGGTGCGGGTGAAACTGTTAGACCAGTACACGGACAACAGATGGCAAAGGTTAGCTGGTTGGTTTCAGCCATCTTTACCGAATTTCCATGGATGCCCACTGAAGGCGGTAACGTTCGAAAGCAAACCATTTGTGATGCTCCGCAGCAACGGTAACCGATCCCAGTTTGTTGGGCTGGAAGTTGTAATATTCGAAAGCATTGCATCGAAGCTTAACTGCTCCATCGTATACGTTTCACCGCCAAACAATATGAAATGGGGCGTGCTACTACCGACGAACAGCACCGGACAGATGGGTATGTTGCAGCGCAGTGAGGCGGATGTTGGATTTGGCAGCGTTGGTCGGAGCATAGAACGGAACGTCTATCTCCGGTCAAGCATTCCGAGCATTGTGTCGCAACTATCAATGACCATACCGCCGAAAGTACCGTACACGTCGTTGGAGAAATTGTTTCTACCGTTTAGTTTGTCTGCTTGGTTGCTGGTCGCTGCTGGCTACACGTTCATATACTGCTTATACGTCGTACTGTTTCGTGCAACGCATCATCCCCACCTGGACCACATACCCGGCATCTTCTATACGATCTGGACCATCCTGATGGGTGGTCCGGGCTATGACCGGGCCCGCAGGAACAGTACCCGCATCTTTGTGATCAGCCTGGTTCTGAATGCATTCGTCGTGCGCAATCTTTATCAGTCGGCGCTGTTTCAGTATCTCAAATCGAACGACATTATGGCAGCGAATTTGCATACCTACAAAGACATTAATAAGGCCGGTTTGTTCTACTACATGTTTCGTACGACTGGGAAATATTTTGAGGACAACCCAGATGTGAACAGCAC GATACGGTTCATTGCGGATGAGAACATCGATTGGGATGACGTGCTGTACAACATATCTCACCATCGGCTGCAGGGTGTTTTTCCATTGCCGCTCGAGAGCATATACTACTACGTGAAGGACCGTGGCTACCAGGATATGGTGTACGTCAGCGAGCACACGGCCATAAGCTACTTCATTGCGTTTCACTTTCCACGGATGTCCGCGCTGCAGAAACCGTTCGACTATTTGCTCCATCAGCTGCAAGCCGGTGGTTTTATTGTGCACTGGAAAGCCAACTACCGTAACGATCCGGATACCTGGATAAGCAACGAGCAGGAGAACGTACCAACGCCGCTGCATCTGCATCAAGTGTCGGGTGGATTTTACCTGTGGTCATTTTGCCTGCTAGTGGCAATGGTGGTATTTACGGTAGAGCTGATAGCATCAAAGACCACATGTGCTAGCAAATAA
- the LOC128717654 gene encoding uncharacterized protein LOC128717654, whose product MLLLGVLIMSFGTERSVYSAALAPLDGVWFHSTGKDTRFLTAVLREHYREIGAEVHVRVWYGNSTQRTPFQADLVTDITRHNADWMIVSFGCLAASDHRLGYYNVLLVLDYDSFCARLGDITEATHLFYGLYTFFIERLDDRALLGSVLRKLWNLKIINVVVIVEEDDGEYVAYSYHPYEEQRCGIVEPDAIARYGNGTWLSMAELFADRLSNLRGCPLTVAKIEIRPFSMVRVENNRTIHYGLEVYIVETLASRMNFTVHYVRPKDNSKWGILYATNSTGVVGMLQRKEAEFGFGSLGFSHIRHTYLKLGVPNFITQMIMGIPPKRPYTSLEKLFQPFTSGAWLCIAIGYTVFGLVTLGLVKLNRGPIHAEHLRNPLYLLWVLLMGGSGGRFRLDSTRLFVIGFILNTLVIRTLYQAGMFQRLQSSASLASDLNTLEAINKAGLYYNMYRASQQFYKNDPNVPASRIKLVQNDHTDYDQLFSQLAHDRLGGVLVSPYDCITYYVKRHGKDGVIFVSKNTGIMYYLGFNYPKTTPLNGPFDAWILRMHDTGLIHHWSETFRDDRFWSNAKEDPEPASLKWNQISGGFYLCSMLLLLSLLVFLGEMIHFRLHTSCRFRRTLRKPKKEA is encoded by the exons ATGTTACTGCTCGGTGTCTTGATTATGAGTTTTGGCACCGAACGTAGCGTGTACAGTGCAGCGCTAGCGCCACTGGATGGTGTGTGGTTCCATAGCACCGGAAAGGATACCCGCTTTCTAACCGCAGTACTGAGAGAACACTATCGCGAAATCGGTGCCGAAGTGCACGTTCGTGTTTGGTACGGGAACAGCACCCAGCGGACACCGTTTCAGGCTGATCTTGTTACGGATATTACGCGGCACAACGCCGATTGGATGATCGTGTCATTCGGTTGTCTTGCAGCAAGCGACCATCGGCTCGGCTACTACAACGTTTTGCTCGTGCTTGATTATGATTCATTTTGTGCCCGTTTGGGCGACATAACCGAGGCAACGCATCTGTTCTACGGTTTGTACACGTTTTTCATCGAACGGCTCGACGATCGGGCACTGCTGGGAAGTGTCCTGCGAAAGCTGTGGAACCTTAAGATCATTAATGTTGTCGTTATTGTGGAGGAAGACGATGGGGAGTACGTGGCCTATTCGTATCACCCATACGAGGAACAACGCTGTGGCATTGTAGAACCAGACGCAATTGCACGGTACGGCAATGGAACGTGGCTTAGCATGGCTGAGCTCTTTGCCGACAGACTGTCGAACCTGCGCGGATGTCCGTTAACCGTGGCCAAAATTGAAATTAGACCCTTCTCGATGGTACGGGTTGAAAACAATCGTACGATACATTACGGACTGGAGGTGTACATCGTGGAAACGCTTGCATCCCGCATGAACTTCACCGTGCACTACGTTAGACCGAAGGATAACAGCAAGTGGGGCATACTTTACGCGACCAACAGCACCGGAGTGGTTGGGATGCTGCAGCGCAAGGAGGCAGAATTCGGTTTCGGCAGTCTTGGGTTTTCGCACATCCGTCACACCTACCTGAAGCTGGGCGTACCAAACTTTATAACGCAAATGATCATGGGCATCCCACCGAAACGGCCGTACACATCGCTGGAGAAGCTGTTCCAACCGTTCACCAGCGGTGCGTGGCTTTGCATCGCAATCGGTTACACCGTGTTCGGGCTGGTGACGCTCGGACTGGTGAAGCTGAACCGGGGTCCCATCCACGCTGAACATCTGCGTAATCCACTGTACCTGCTGTGGGTATTGCTGATGGGCGGTTCCGGTGGACGGTTCCGGTTGGACAGTACGCGCCTGTTTGTGATTGGCTTTATTCTCAACACGCTTGTCATACGGACACTTTACCAGGCGGGGATGTTTCAACGATTGCAATCGTCCGCCTCGTTGGCATCCGATTTAAACACGCTCGAAGCGATCAATAAGGCCGGACTTTATTACAACATGTACCGTGCGTCGCAGCAGTTCTACAAAAACGATCCAAACGTGCCTGCTag cCGTATCAAGCTGGTGCAGAACGATCATACAGACTATGACCAGCTATTCTCCCAGTTGGCGCACGATCGTTTGGGTGGTGTTCTGGTGAGCCCGTACGATTGTATCACCTACTACGTGAAAAGGCACGGCAAAGATGGTGTGATATTTGTCAGCAAAAACACCGGCATTATGTACTACCTGGGCTTTAATTATCCTAAAACTACCCCCCTTAATGGACCGTTCGATGCGTGGATTCTGCGGATGCACGATACGGGCCTCATACACCACTGGTCGGAAACGTTCCGCGACGATCGGTTCTGGTCTAACGCGAAGGAAGACCCGGAACCGGCCAGCTTGAAGTGGAATCAAATATCTGGCGGATTTTATCTGTGCagcatgctgctgctgttatcGTTGCTCGTATTTTTGGGGGAGATGATACATTTCCGTCTGCACACTAGCTGCCGGTTTCGACGCACATTGCGGAAGCCCAAAAAGGAGGCTTAG
- the LOC128717670 gene encoding uncharacterized protein LOC128717670, which yields MAIKVQNKMKSSPGALLVLVLPLLQVAGNLLKVGKTPKEPPVEFLSTIVNAHFRAPESYVALRVRNSNHSSSPSYRQRDLLDGLMRSNSAWLIVGHEDLPVSDGRPAYYNVFLVQDYSSLCSLLASMRHQTHHFYGLYTIVIEQLPNPDLLHTVMEKLWSMRLMNAVVIVEGNGEELVAYTYHPYRERQCGIVEPYEMDRFVNGSWTDPARWYAKRTANFNGCPLIIGTINIKPFSIIYRERNRTMHKGIEVSQIANLATMFNFTVRYRISDGDIRWGFAREVNSTGLMGMIQRGEVDFGFGSIGIGLARVMYLRQGTPSRYGQVLMAIPPKRTYTSLEKLFQPFSLPTWLCVVLCLTAISLLAHAMFGRRKNTAVDRLPHTVYTMWVLTMGGSCRPVAMDSSRLFIIIFILNMLVLRTLYHAGMFERLQASNSLASDLNTLEQINKAGKMYHMHKTITLYFNDNPLVGPRRIRLMQNDTVNWEELLCRMSQYGSDFVVALPLDCIKYYVKMNGERGLVYVGKHTGITYNTAFYYPKTTSLQEPFSTQVLAFHSAGLINYWAQEFEDNRFWSNARTDPEPASIQWDHISGAFYLCGAAHLTAVGVFIAELAYARWMKNSACGGWSRKNAGGKISTAAAAVDRH from the exons ATGGCG ATAAAGGTGCAGAACAAAATGAAGTCGTCTCCTGGTGCTCTATTGGTGCTAGTGCTACCTTTACTGCAAGTGGCGGGTAATCTTCTTAAAGTTGGTAAAACTCCCAAAGAACCACCGGTGGAATTTCTTAGCACAATTGTAAACGCACATTTCCGAGCACCGGAGAGCTACGTGGCGCTACGAGTTCGAAACAGTAACCACTCCTCCAGTCCATCGTACCGTCAGCGCGATCTGCTCGATGGTCTGATGCGCTCCAACAGTGCCTGGTTGATCGTGGGCCACGAAGATCTCCCCGTGTCGGATGGGCGGCCTGCCTACTACAATGTGTTTCTCGTGCAAGATTACAGCTCCCTCTGCTCGCTGCTGGCCAGCATGAGGCATCAAACGCATCATTTCTATGGTTTGTACACAATTGTTATCGAACAGCTCCCGAACCCCGACTTGCTGCACACGGTGATGGAAAAGCTTTGGAGCATGCGGCTTATGAATGCCGTCGTGATCGTGGAAGGAAACGGCGAAGAACTCGTTGCCTACACGTACCATCCGTACAGAGAACGGCAGTGTGGCATCGTGGAACCGTACGAGATGGATCGGTTTGTGAACGGCTCGTGGACCGATCCTGCCCGATGGTATGCAAAGCGGACGGCGAACTTTAACGGATGCCCCCTCATAATCGGTACAATCAACATCAAACCATTCTCCATCATTTACCGGGAACGGAACCGCACCATGCACAAAGGCATCGAAGTGTCACAAATCGCGAATTTGGCAACAATGTTTAACTTTACCGTGCGGTATCGGATATCCGACGGTGACATCAGGTGGGGGTTCGCACGGGAAGTCAACAGCACGGGGCTGATGGGTATGATTCAGCGGGGTGAAGTCGATTTTGGCTTCGGCAGCATTGGCATTGGGTTGGCCCGTGTTATGTATCTGCGGCAGGGCACGCCTAGCCGCTACGGGCAGGTGCTGATGGCGATACCGCCCAAACGCACGTACACGTCGCTCGAGAAGCTGTTCCAACCGTTCAGCCTGCCGACCTGGCTGTGTGTGGTACTCTGCCTGACGGCCATCAGTTTGCTGGCACACGCGATGTTCGGTAGGCGGAAGAATACGGCTGTCGACCGGTTGCCGCACACGGTCTACACCATGTGGGTGCTAACGATGGGTGGATCCTGCCGGCCGGTCGCAATGGACAGCTCGCGGCTGTTCATCATTATCTTCATCCTGAACATGTTGGTGCTGCGCACACTGTACCACGCGGGAATGTTTGAGCGACTGCAAGCCTCGAACAGTTTGGCATCGGATTTGAACACGCTGGAGCAAATCAACAAGGCGGGCAAGATGTATCACATGCACAAAACCATTACCCTGTACTTCAACGACAATCCGCTGGTGGGACCGAG GCGCATCCGTCTGATGCAGAACGACACCGTCAATTGGGAGGAGTTGCTGTGCCGGATGTCACAGTACGGTAGTGACTTTGTGGTAGCGTTACCGCTCGACTGCATCAAATATTACGTGAAGATGAACGGTGAACGGGGCCTGGTTTACGTCGGCAAACACACCGGCATTACGTACAATACCGCGTTCTACTACCCGAAGACGACCTCGCTGCAGGAACCATTCAGTACGCAGGTGTTGGCATTCCATTCGGCCGGGTTGATCAACTACTGGGCCCAAGAGTTCGAGGACAATCGGTTCTGGTCGAACGCGCGGACGGATCCCGAACCGGCGAGCATTCAGTGGGATCACATTTCGGGTGCATTCTATCTGTGCGGTGCGGCGCACTTGACAGCGGTTGGTGTATTTATCGCCGAGTTGGCATACGCCCGCTGGATGAAGAATAGCGCATGTGGCGGGTGGAGTAGGAAAAACGCGGGTGGGAAAATTAgtaccgctgctgctgctgttgacaGACATTAG
- the LOC128717702 gene encoding T-complex protein 1 subunit eta: MQAASNRQSQLPQPQIILLKEGTDTSQGKPQLVSNINACQSIVDAVRTTLGPRGMDKLIVDSKGKATISNDGATIMKLLDIVHPAAKTLVDIAKSQDAEVGDGTTSVVLLAGEFLKQLKPFVEEGVHPRIIIKAVRKALNLCVTQINELAFKIEKHDNEKHRALLEKCAATALNSKLIHQQKEFFSKMVVDSVTTLDALLPLNMIGIKKVTGGALEDSMLVEGVAFKKTFAYAGFEMQPKSYDNVKIALLNIELELKAERDNAEVRVDNVAEYQKVVDAEWQILYDKMAKIHQSGAQVVLSKLPIGDVATQYFADRDMFCAGRVPDEDLKRTQKACGGAVMTTVQDISDKVLGRCAHFEERQIGSERFNLFQGCPNAKTCTIILRGGAEQFLEETERSLHDAIMIVRRTIRNDSVVAGGGAIEMELSKMLRNHSRTIAGKEQLLIGAMAKALEVIPRQLCDNAGFDATNILNKLRQKHAQGCQWYGVDIMKEHIADNFEAFVWEPSVIKINALTAACEATCMILSVDETIKSPRAGGDQPVQPPMGRGMGRPF, from the exons ATGCAGGCGGCATCCAATCGACAGAGCCAACTACCT CAACCGCAAATCATTCTGCTCAAGGAAGGAACAGACACTTCTCAGGGAAAACCTCAGCTCGTCTCGAACATCAATGCCTGCCAATCGATTGTCGATGCTGTACGGACGACACTGGGTCCCCGTGGCATGGATAAGCTGATCGTGGACAGCAAGGGAAAGGCCACAATCTCCAACGATGGTGCGACGATCATGAAGTTGCTGGATATTGTACACCCGGCGGCGAAAACGCTAGTCGATATTGCTAAATCGCAAGATGCCGAGGTTGGCGATGGTACCACGAGTGTGGTGTTACTGGCCGGAGAATTTCTCAAACAATTGAAACCCTTCGTGGAGGAAGGTGTGCATCCGCGTATCATTATCAAAGCCGTTCGCAAGGCCCTGAATCTTTGCGTCACGCAGATCAACGAGCTGGCGTTCAAGATCGAGAAGCACGACAACGagaagcaccgagcgctgcTGGAGAAATGTGCGGCGACTGCCCTCAACTCGAAGCTCATCCACCAGCAGAAGGAATTCTTCTCGAAGATGGTGGTCGATTCGGTTACAACACTGGATGCGTTGCTTCCGCTAAACATGATCGGTATCAAGAAGGTGACCGGTGGCGCTCTGGAAGATTCTATGCTTGTGGAAGGGGTGGCCTTCAAGAAGACTTTCGCATACGCCGGCTTCGAGATGCAGCCCAAGAGTTACGATAATGTGAAAATTGCGCTGCTAAACATTGAGCTGGAGCTGAAGGCGGAGCGAGATAACGCAGAAGTGCGTGTCGACAATGTGGCCGAGTACCAGAAGGTGGTGGATGCGGAGTGGCAAATACTGTACGATAAGATGGCCAAAATTCATCAATCTGGTGCTCAGGTCGTGCTGTCGAAGCTGCCCATCGGTGATGTAGCGACACAGTATTTCGCCGACCGGGACATGTTCTGTGCCGGTCGTGTACCGGACGAGGATCTGAAGCGCACGCAAAAGGCTTGCGGTGGTGCTGTCATGACAACGGTGCAGGACATCAGCGATAAGGTGCTGGGCAGATGCGCTCACTTTGAAGAGCGCCAGATTGGAAGCGAACGTTTTAACCTTTTCCAGGGCTGCCCGAATGCCAAGACGTGCACGATCATACTGCGTGGTGGTGCCGAACAGTTCCTGGAAGAAACGGAGCGTTCGCTACACGATGCAATTATGATCGTTCGCCGTACAATTCGGAATGATTCGGTAGTGGCAG GTGGTGGTGCAATTGAGATGGAACTTTCTAAAATGCTACGCAACCATTCACGCACAATCGCCGGCAAGGAACAGCTGCTGATCGGTGCTATGGCCAAGGCGTTGGAAGTTATCCCGCGCCAGCTGTGCGATAATGCGGGCTTCGATGCCACCAACATTCTTAACAAATTGCGCCAGAAACACGCACAAG GTTGTCAATGGTACGGTGTGGACATTATGAAGGAACATATTGCGGACAACTTTGAAGCGTTCGTTTGGGAACCTTCCGTCATCAAGATTAATGCACTGACGGCTGCCTGCGAGGCTACTTGCATGATTCTGTCGGTGGACGAAACGATCAAAAGCCCTAGAGCGGGTGGGGATCAACCAGTGCAGCCTCCGATGGGCCGTGGCATGGGACGTCCGTTTTAA